The Kineococcus mangrovi genome includes a window with the following:
- a CDS encoding carbohydrate ABC transporter permease yields the protein MTADTDVATADSPAAGNRDPRRRTSASAPSATSRILLTAGLAVAAIYFLFPVYWLVIAATKSRDDLFGTSGVTLSDPQLLTNLRAVVEYNGGIFGRWALNSLLYSGVGAVVATVLSIAAGYCLAKFTFRGREALFNVFLAGVMIPGTALALPLFLLFSRLGLVNTYWAVLLPALVSPFGAYLGRIYATAAVPDSLLEAARLDGAGEFRIFATIVLRLMAPAAVTVLLFQFIGIWNNFFLPLIMLSDPDLYPMTLGLFSWNSVTDRAPELYTAVIAGALLSVVPLMIAIVSLQRFWRAGLTEGSVKG from the coding sequence GTGACCGCCGACACCGACGTCGCCACGGCGGACTCCCCCGCCGCCGGCAACCGCGACCCACGGCGCCGCACGAGCGCCTCCGCTCCCTCGGCGACCTCGCGCATCCTCCTCACCGCGGGCCTCGCGGTGGCCGCGATCTACTTCCTCTTCCCGGTGTACTGGCTGGTCATCGCAGCGACCAAGAGCCGCGACGACCTGTTCGGGACCTCCGGGGTCACCCTGTCGGACCCGCAGCTCCTCACGAACTTGCGGGCCGTGGTGGAGTACAACGGCGGCATCTTCGGCCGCTGGGCCCTCAACAGCCTCCTGTACTCCGGGGTGGGAGCCGTGGTGGCCACCGTCCTGTCGATCGCGGCCGGGTACTGCCTGGCGAAGTTCACGTTCAGGGGCCGCGAGGCGCTGTTCAACGTCTTCCTCGCCGGCGTGATGATCCCGGGTACCGCGCTGGCCCTGCCGCTGTTCCTGCTGTTCAGCCGCCTGGGCCTGGTGAACACCTACTGGGCGGTGCTGCTGCCTGCGCTGGTCAGCCCGTTCGGTGCCTACCTGGGCCGCATCTACGCGACGGCCGCGGTGCCGGACAGCCTGCTCGAGGCCGCCCGGCTGGACGGCGCCGGGGAGTTCCGCATCTTCGCCACCATCGTCCTGCGACTCATGGCACCGGCCGCGGTGACGGTCCTGCTGTTCCAGTTCATCGGGATCTGGAACAACTTCTTCCTCCCGTTGATCATGCTGTCCGATCCCGACCTGTACCCGATGACCCTGGGCCTCTTCAGCTGGAACAGCGTCACCGACCGCGCGCCCGAGCTGTACACCGCGGTCATCGCCGGTGCCCTCCTGTCCGTCGTCCCGTTGATGATCGCCATCGTCAGCCTGCAGCGCTTCTGGCGCGCCGGGCTGACCGAAGGAAGTGTGAAGGGCTGA
- a CDS encoding sensor domain-containing phosphodiesterase, which produces MQRPGHLASSTASRTSRQRSATFVRYQPIVTLSAPLDRHVVAVEALTGAPVHAVVEDDGRAERDGLVADDLRRLRAVVADLTALPAPGARLLPVFVNLEPVSLSMLTPATVHQLLHPLLQRTSVVVEVTERSLLHDPAGLLRGIRHLRQAGCAIAVDDVGSTPAALALLSLIEPDVVKLDMGLLHDPFTPSAAATVAAVRDQADRTGALVLAEGIETRQQEQKALSTGADLGQGWRYGRSLGWPPVSAATDGASPLETALQAARRNLAVSSRHYRSPFAVLSQTHTVRRGSQRLLTQMSRHLEDQALNNTADAVVLAALTTPAALHGLTRRRFEALGRTATFTAVSAPGMPRRPCHGVVGQPLNPLSPIAGEWVMTVLTPFFAGMLAARPVPRPGDEARRGQSPCDDYDYAVSYDRAEVVQASRCLVRELDPLPLAVDHGRRSPAGEVSPRLDAER; this is translated from the coding sequence GTGCAGCGACCCGGCCACCTCGCCTCCTCGACGGCCTCGCGGACGTCTCGTCAGCGGTCGGCCACGTTCGTGCGGTACCAGCCGATCGTCACCCTGTCGGCTCCGCTCGACCGGCACGTCGTCGCGGTGGAGGCACTGACCGGCGCACCTGTCCACGCGGTCGTCGAGGACGACGGACGGGCCGAGCGCGACGGTCTGGTCGCCGACGACCTGCGCCGGCTGCGAGCGGTCGTGGCAGACCTCACCGCACTGCCCGCGCCGGGTGCCCGGTTGCTCCCGGTCTTCGTCAACCTCGAACCCGTTTCGCTGTCGATGCTGACTCCCGCGACGGTCCACCAACTGCTGCACCCGCTGCTGCAGCGCACCAGCGTCGTCGTCGAAGTGACCGAACGCAGCCTGCTGCACGACCCGGCCGGGCTGCTGCGCGGCATCCGCCACCTGCGCCAGGCCGGTTGCGCGATCGCTGTCGACGACGTCGGCAGCACCCCCGCAGCACTGGCCCTGCTGTCGCTGATCGAACCCGACGTCGTCAAGCTCGACATGGGGCTGCTCCACGACCCCTTCACCCCCTCCGCGGCCGCCACGGTCGCCGCGGTCCGCGATCAGGCCGACCGCACCGGTGCGCTGGTGCTGGCCGAGGGCATCGAGACCCGGCAGCAGGAGCAGAAGGCACTCAGCACGGGCGCGGACCTGGGGCAGGGGTGGCGGTACGGACGGTCCCTGGGCTGGCCGCCCGTGAGCGCCGCGACCGACGGAGCCTCGCCGCTGGAGACGGCGCTGCAGGCAGCGCGAAGGAACCTGGCGGTCTCGTCGCGGCACTACCGCTCGCCCTTCGCTGTCCTGTCGCAGACGCACACCGTGCGCCGCGGGTCGCAACGCCTGCTGACGCAGATGTCGCGGCACCTGGAGGACCAGGCCCTGAACAACACCGCCGACGCCGTGGTCCTGGCCGCGCTCACCACCCCCGCCGCGCTGCACGGTTTGACCCGGCGGCGGTTCGAGGCCCTGGGCCGGACGGCCACCTTCACCGCCGTCAGCGCGCCCGGCATGCCCCGCAGACCGTGCCACGGTGTCGTGGGACAGCCGTTGAACCCGCTGTCCCCGATCGCGGGGGAGTGGGTCATGACCGTCCTGACCCCCTTCTTCGCCGGCATGTTGGCCGCCCGCCCGGTACCTCGTCCCGGGGACGAAGCCCGTCGCGGGCAGAGCCCCTGCGACGACTACGACTACGCCGTCAGCTACGACCGCGCCGAGGTCGTGCAGGCTTCGCGCTGCCTGGTGCGCGAACTGGATCCGCTCCCCCTCGCCGTCGACCACGGGCGCCGGTCACCAGCCGGGGAGGTGTCGCCGCGTCTGGACGCCGAGCGGTGA
- a CDS encoding AraC family transcriptional regulator: MTGSALTADHVRGLVGEGFPGERKLVVPRPVQRAALSTPGTCELLVTDCGYFPNAGRHLRARTRPIDQAVVLICVKGRGWCETPEGRFDVATGQVAVLPPDTPHAYGSDEGDPWTIWWLHVAGRSVPGLVSLVGSTPAAPVRVPVDVPGTALLAAEVVARVERDTTASSLLAASGAAWHLLTVLASSRSVRDASESVVEQAAEHLRRNTSVRTSVTELASTAGLSASHFGVLFRRRFGVSVLTYQTQLRMSRARELLATTQHSIAQVGAQCGYDDSWYFSRQFRKAHGMSPSAFRKQQDQ, translated from the coding sequence ATGACTGGTTCCGCGCTCACGGCCGACCACGTCCGCGGCCTGGTGGGGGAAGGGTTCCCCGGCGAACGCAAGCTCGTGGTGCCCCGGCCGGTCCAGCGCGCCGCGCTGAGCACCCCGGGCACCTGCGAGTTGCTGGTCACCGACTGCGGCTACTTCCCCAACGCCGGACGACACCTGCGGGCCCGCACCCGCCCGATCGACCAGGCCGTCGTCCTCATCTGCGTCAAGGGACGCGGGTGGTGCGAGACACCGGAGGGCAGGTTCGACGTCGCGACCGGTCAGGTGGCGGTGCTGCCGCCGGACACCCCCCACGCCTACGGCTCCGACGAGGGCGACCCGTGGACGATCTGGTGGTTGCACGTCGCCGGTCGCTCGGTCCCCGGGCTCGTGAGCCTCGTCGGCTCCACACCCGCCGCACCGGTCCGGGTCCCCGTCGACGTGCCCGGCACGGCGCTGCTGGCCGCGGAGGTGGTGGCCAGGGTGGAACGGGACACGACCGCGTCGAGCCTGCTGGCCGCCTCGGGGGCCGCCTGGCACCTGCTGACGGTCCTGGCGTCCTCCCGTTCGGTGCGTGACGCCTCCGAATCGGTGGTCGAACAGGCGGCGGAGCACCTGCGCCGCAACACCAGCGTGCGGACCAGCGTCACCGAGCTGGCCTCCACCGCCGGCTTGAGCGCCTCGCACTTCGGCGTGTTGTTCCGCCGCCGCTTCGGCGTGTCCGTCCTCACCTACCAGACGCAACTGCGCATGTCCCGGGCCCGGGAGCTGCTGGCGACGACCCAGCACAGCATCGCCCAGGTCGGCGCGCAGTGCGGTTACGACGACTCGTGGTACTTCTCGCGGCAGTTCCGCAAGGCGCACGGGATGAGCCCCAGCGCCTTCCGCAAGCAGCAGGACCAGTGA
- a CDS encoding ABC transporter substrate-binding protein, translated as MRRRTLLAATAAGALTGGLATACGGPSQARPGQTVLRFWSWVPGIENAVDLWNSQGRDTFVNLEFTPAGGSGTYAKMYAAVRGGRGAPDVAQVEYQELPGFALENGLVEVGPLGMTDRASEFVDWQLAMCTFSDRIYAVPQASGPMGLYYRADILDEVGLQPPTTWDEFAAAAETVRSSGPDRYLVAFPPQNAAWFGALAWQAGAQWFGVEDGTWTVGVADDASRRVAEYWDDLRRNDLISVQPDFASRWYNDLQLGRLVTWPSAQWGGALLASNAGDSAGAWRVAPLPQWNAGEMASGNWGGSSTAILKGCQHPQAAAEFALWLNTDPESIDLLIAGGYGWPAIRNGLEGTALDAPDPLLGGQNGNREVFAVADQNIDSDWQWGPTTANTYAHINDAFAGVVAGQGTLVEALERAQEQTVEDIEDKGLTVESNS; from the coding sequence ATGAGACGCAGGACGCTGCTGGCCGCAACAGCAGCCGGAGCACTGACCGGAGGTCTGGCGACGGCCTGCGGCGGGCCGTCGCAAGCCCGGCCGGGACAGACCGTCCTCCGGTTCTGGTCGTGGGTGCCGGGCATCGAGAACGCCGTCGACCTGTGGAACAGCCAGGGCCGGGACACCTTCGTGAACCTGGAGTTCACTCCGGCCGGTGGTTCTGGGACCTACGCGAAGATGTACGCCGCCGTCCGCGGCGGACGCGGAGCACCCGACGTGGCCCAGGTCGAGTACCAGGAACTCCCCGGGTTCGCCCTGGAGAACGGGCTGGTCGAGGTCGGCCCCCTGGGTATGACGGACCGGGCGTCCGAGTTCGTCGACTGGCAGCTGGCGATGTGCACGTTCAGCGACCGCATCTACGCGGTGCCGCAGGCCTCCGGCCCGATGGGCCTCTACTACCGCGCCGACATCCTGGACGAAGTGGGGCTGCAGCCGCCGACGACCTGGGACGAGTTCGCCGCCGCCGCCGAGACCGTCCGGTCCTCCGGTCCGGACCGCTACCTGGTGGCTTTCCCGCCGCAGAACGCGGCGTGGTTCGGTGCGCTGGCCTGGCAGGCCGGGGCGCAGTGGTTCGGTGTCGAGGACGGCACCTGGACCGTGGGGGTGGCCGACGACGCGAGCCGCCGCGTCGCGGAGTACTGGGACGACCTGCGCCGCAACGACCTGATCTCCGTCCAGCCGGACTTCGCCAGCCGGTGGTACAACGACCTGCAGCTCGGCCGGCTGGTGACGTGGCCCTCGGCGCAGTGGGGTGGGGCTCTGCTGGCCTCCAACGCCGGCGACAGCGCGGGCGCCTGGCGCGTCGCCCCGTTGCCGCAGTGGAACGCCGGGGAAATGGCGTCGGGCAACTGGGGTGGTTCGTCGACAGCGATCCTCAAGGGCTGCCAGCACCCGCAGGCAGCCGCCGAGTTCGCCCTGTGGCTGAACACCGACCCCGAGAGCATCGACCTCCTCATCGCCGGGGGGTACGGGTGGCCGGCCATCCGCAACGGGCTCGAGGGCACCGCGCTGGACGCCCCGGACCCGCTGCTGGGCGGCCAGAACGGCAACCGCGAGGTGTTCGCCGTCGCCGACCAGAACATCGACAGCGACTGGCAGTGGGGCCCGACCACCGCGAACACGTACGCCCACATCAACGACGCCTTCGCTGGGGTGGTGGCCGGCCAGGGGACGCTGGTCGAAGCCCTCGAACGCGCCCAGGAGCAGACCGTCGAGGACATCGAGGACAAGGGCCTCACCGTGGAGAGCAACTCATGA
- a CDS encoding carbohydrate ABC transporter permease, whose product MTTQTSTQAPGTPARPRTAAPNRRGRRLAILGLLGPFTLLFAATIALPIFYALYESLTGVERSGPLGRGTTSTIFVGLSNFADALSDEAFVASLGRVLLFAVVQVPVMIVLATALALMLDAASARGVRFFRSAYFLPYGIPGVIASLLWGFLYTPGLSPVVDLAQAVGLQADFLGADNVLWSIANIVTWQYAGYNMLVIIAQLKSIDPDLFEAASIDGASAWQVVTRIKLPLIRPAIVLTTVFTIIGTLQLFGEPLILRPLTGSITSTYTPNLAAYNEAFANNNYNLAAAESVLLALVACAFSFGFLKLVNRSEK is encoded by the coding sequence ATGACGACCCAGACCTCGACCCAGGCACCGGGCACACCGGCCCGCCCGCGGACGGCCGCGCCGAACCGCAGAGGGCGACGGCTGGCGATCCTGGGGCTGCTCGGGCCGTTCACGCTCCTGTTCGCCGCGACGATCGCCCTGCCCATCTTCTACGCCCTCTACGAGAGCCTGACCGGCGTCGAGCGGTCCGGCCCGCTGGGGCGCGGTACGACGTCGACGATCTTCGTCGGCCTGTCGAACTTCGCCGACGCCCTGTCCGACGAAGCGTTCGTCGCCAGCCTCGGCCGGGTGCTCCTGTTCGCCGTCGTGCAGGTGCCGGTCATGATCGTCCTGGCCACCGCGCTGGCCCTGATGCTGGACGCCGCCTCGGCCCGCGGGGTGCGGTTCTTCCGGTCGGCGTACTTCCTGCCGTACGGCATCCCCGGCGTCATCGCCTCATTGCTGTGGGGTTTCCTGTACACCCCGGGCCTGAGCCCGGTGGTGGACCTCGCGCAGGCCGTCGGCCTGCAGGCCGACTTCCTCGGCGCCGACAACGTCCTGTGGTCGATCGCGAACATCGTGACCTGGCAGTACGCCGGCTACAACATGCTGGTCATCATCGCCCAGCTGAAGTCCATCGATCCGGACCTGTTCGAGGCCGCCTCCATCGACGGTGCGTCGGCCTGGCAGGTGGTCACCCGCATCAAGCTGCCGCTCATCCGACCCGCGATCGTCCTGACGACCGTGTTCACGATCATCGGGACGCTGCAGTTGTTCGGTGAACCGCTCATCCTGCGTCCGCTGACCGGTTCGATCACCAGCACCTACACCCCGAACCTCGCCGCGTACAACGAGGCGTTCGCCAACAACAACTACAACCTCGCGGCCGCGGAGTCCGTGCTGCTGGCGCTGGTCGCCTGCGCGTTCTCCTTCGGCTTCCTCAAGCTCGTGAACAGGAGCGAGAAGTGA
- a CDS encoding catalase, producing METTATGAPTTNDVGIPVASDEHSLTQGPGGGIMLHDAYLIEKMAQFNRERVPERVVHAKGGGAFGEFQVTGDVSRWTRAAMFQPGTTTQALARFSTVAGESGTPDTWRDPRGFSLKFYTTEGNYDVVGNNTPVFFVKDPMKFQDFIRSQKRRADNHLRDHDMQWDFWTLSPESAHQVTWLMGDRGIPRTWRHMNGYGSHTFQWINAEGERSWVKYTFKTDQGNQFFTQDEADQMASIDTDYHIRDLNEHIRDGEFPSWTLYVQVMPDEDAAGYRFNPFDVTKVWPHSDYPLHEVGKLTLNRNPENYFAEIEQAAFEPSNMVPGIGVSPDKMLLGRMFSYADAHRYRIGANYTQLPVNHAKSPVNSYAKDGQMRYSNPGDPVYAPNSYGGPVADAERAGHTGRWDAGGEPVRAAYEQHAQDDDWGQAGALVRDVMDDAARERFVDNVVGHLLNGVSDKVLTRAFTYWENVDSDIGQRIREGVSAKQDLMDPKAENQGNPARSGAQHKA from the coding sequence ATGGAAACGACCGCGACCGGTGCGCCGACGACGAACGACGTCGGCATCCCCGTCGCGAGCGACGAGCACTCCCTGACCCAGGGTCCCGGCGGCGGGATCATGCTGCACGACGCGTACCTCATCGAGAAGATGGCGCAGTTCAACCGGGAGCGCGTGCCCGAGCGCGTCGTGCACGCCAAGGGCGGCGGGGCCTTCGGTGAGTTCCAGGTGACCGGTGACGTCTCCCGGTGGACCCGGGCGGCGATGTTCCAGCCGGGCACCACCACGCAGGCCCTCGCGCGCTTCTCCACCGTGGCCGGCGAGTCGGGCACCCCCGACACCTGGCGCGACCCGCGCGGCTTCTCGCTGAAGTTCTACACGACCGAGGGCAACTACGACGTCGTCGGCAACAACACGCCCGTCTTCTTCGTCAAGGACCCGATGAAGTTCCAGGACTTCATCCGGTCCCAGAAGCGCCGGGCGGACAACCACCTGCGTGACCACGACATGCAGTGGGACTTCTGGACCCTCTCCCCCGAGTCCGCCCACCAGGTGACGTGGCTCATGGGTGACCGCGGGATCCCGCGCACGTGGCGGCACATGAACGGCTACGGCTCCCACACGTTCCAGTGGATCAACGCCGAGGGTGAGCGCAGCTGGGTCAAGTACACGTTCAAGACCGATCAGGGCAACCAGTTCTTCACCCAGGACGAGGCCGACCAGATGGCCTCGATCGACACCGACTACCACATCCGCGACCTGAACGAGCACATCCGTGACGGGGAGTTCCCCTCGTGGACGCTGTACGTCCAGGTCATGCCGGACGAGGACGCCGCCGGGTACCGGTTCAACCCGTTCGACGTGACGAAGGTCTGGCCGCACAGCGACTACCCCCTGCACGAGGTGGGCAAGCTGACGCTGAACCGCAACCCGGAGAACTACTTCGCCGAGATCGAGCAGGCCGCCTTCGAACCCTCGAACATGGTCCCGGGCATCGGCGTGAGCCCGGACAAGATGCTCTTGGGCCGCATGTTCAGCTACGCGGACGCGCACCGTTACCGCATCGGCGCCAACTACACGCAGCTGCCGGTGAACCACGCGAAGTCCCCCGTCAACAGCTACGCCAAGGACGGGCAGATGCGGTACAGCAACCCCGGCGACCCCGTCTACGCCCCGAACTCCTACGGCGGCCCGGTCGCCGACGCCGAGCGGGCCGGGCACACCGGACGCTGGGACGCCGGCGGCGAGCCCGTGCGCGCCGCCTACGAGCAGCACGCGCAGGACGACGACTGGGGTCAGGCCGGCGCCCTCGTCCGCGACGTGATGGACGACGCGGCCCGCGAGCGGTTCGTGGACAACGTCGTCGGTCACCTGCTGAACGGGGTGAGCGACAAGGTGCTCACGAGGGCGTTCACCTACTGGGAGAACGTGGACAGCGACATCGGTCAGCGCATCCGCGAGGGCGTCTCGGCCAAGCAGGACCTGATGGACCCCAAGGCGGAGAACCAGGGCAACCCGGCCCGCAGCGGGGCCCAGCACAAGGCCTGA
- a CDS encoding DUF5107 domain-containing protein produces the protein MATPELQLPTAPADAWHDGVAVWSAPLVVDSYLPTEPSAYPAYLHRRVYQGSSGRVYPLPFHERIAADKAPHAWQAVHLENEWLRVVVLPELGGRVHVVHDKQAGYDLFYRNNVVKPALVGLAGPWMSGGIEFNWPQHHRPATFLPTDVEIERGDDGSVTVWCSDHDPFTRMKGMHGLRLTPTSSRLEAHVRLYNRSQTPQTFLWWANVAAAVGDDYQSFFPADVTRVADHAKRAVVSFPVPDAPYYGVDYAAQAAAEGPEAGRLDWYRNIPVPTSYMALDTVEDFFGGYDHAAGAGFVHVAPHEISPGKKQWTWGNAPFGWAWDRNLTDADGPYVELMAGVYTDNQPDFAHLAAGETKTFTQAWYPIHGTGPVQFATSDLAVSLRTGEAGTEFWLCPAQALPAAVVTVTAAAEVLHRETVDLRPGRTVQVGVDRADASGLRFTVTHAGHDVAVWTVGSPTVPDVAPSTQRAAAPPPPAEVGSIDELVHIATYLDQYRHATRSSVPYLEEVLARDPGESRALAALGAKAHERGEHEAAVDLLSRSAAAATRWTSTPASGEAHYRLGLALVFLGRDGEAATVLARASWDARFATSARFALARLRSRDGDVTRAVRTLREALDLDPHHLQSADLLAALLLETGRHQEAQEVLAATLRRDPLDAWARHLAGLDPTHDATTMLDVALEYAAAGLSARAVDALTHSQSLLERTAVGQVDVGPLLDLHRAVLADRAGDGRGAREWVERAAARPTTTAYASRLEDVEALLAATRIAPDVALPPALLGHWYYAHGRPVDAVASWRAALDAAPGDDLAAVLHRNLGLAAFNDSADPAAAEAEYDLALAARPEDARLWFERDQLALRTGTPAARRLKPLEAHRRLVLERDDLTVTFAGLLIDVGRAEEARELLATRAFQPWEGGEGQVLGVWERACLAVAGGLLADGEALGAVQVLEEALEPPENLGENRHPLATTAQLRLTLGDALAALGKPDAATAQWEQAATSTGDFVDMAQTAYNRATIHAADALTRLGRSDEAVELVDHLQSWLDGYAESEVEVDFFATSLPSLLLFVEHPAAARDREVAHIRQQIQTFREAANDR, from the coding sequence ATGGCCACCCCCGAACTGCAGCTGCCCACCGCCCCCGCCGACGCCTGGCACGACGGGGTCGCCGTCTGGTCCGCGCCGCTCGTCGTGGACAGCTACCTGCCGACCGAGCCCAGCGCCTACCCGGCCTACCTGCACCGTCGCGTGTACCAGGGATCGTCCGGGCGGGTGTACCCGCTGCCCTTCCACGAACGCATCGCCGCGGACAAGGCGCCCCACGCCTGGCAGGCGGTCCACCTGGAGAACGAGTGGCTGCGCGTCGTCGTCCTGCCCGAGCTCGGCGGCCGCGTGCACGTCGTGCACGACAAGCAGGCCGGGTACGACCTGTTCTACCGCAACAACGTCGTCAAGCCCGCGCTCGTCGGCCTGGCCGGGCCGTGGATGTCCGGCGGCATCGAGTTCAACTGGCCGCAGCACCACCGCCCCGCCACGTTCCTGCCCACCGACGTGGAGATCGAGCGCGGCGACGACGGTTCGGTGACCGTGTGGTGCTCCGACCACGACCCGTTCACGCGCATGAAGGGCATGCACGGCCTGCGGCTGACCCCGACCAGTTCCCGGCTCGAGGCGCACGTGCGGCTGTACAACCGCAGCCAGACCCCGCAGACCTTCCTGTGGTGGGCCAACGTGGCCGCCGCCGTGGGCGACGACTACCAGTCGTTCTTCCCTGCCGACGTCACCCGGGTCGCCGACCACGCCAAACGTGCCGTCGTGTCGTTCCCCGTCCCCGACGCGCCGTACTACGGCGTCGACTACGCCGCTCAGGCCGCCGCGGAGGGACCCGAGGCGGGCCGGCTGGACTGGTACCGCAACATCCCGGTCCCCACGTCGTACATGGCCCTGGACACGGTGGAGGACTTCTTCGGCGGCTACGACCACGCCGCCGGGGCGGGGTTCGTGCACGTCGCCCCGCACGAGATCTCCCCCGGCAAGAAGCAGTGGACGTGGGGGAACGCGCCCTTCGGCTGGGCCTGGGACCGCAACCTCACCGACGCCGACGGCCCCTACGTCGAGCTCATGGCCGGCGTCTACACCGACAACCAGCCCGACTTCGCGCACCTGGCCGCCGGTGAGACGAAGACCTTCACCCAGGCCTGGTACCCCATCCACGGCACGGGCCCGGTGCAGTTCGCCACCTCCGACCTGGCGGTGTCGCTGCGCACGGGCGAGGCCGGGACGGAGTTCTGGTTGTGCCCGGCGCAGGCGCTGCCCGCCGCCGTCGTCACGGTCACCGCCGCAGCGGAGGTCCTGCACCGCGAGACGGTGGACCTGCGCCCCGGCCGGACCGTGCAGGTGGGCGTGGACCGGGCCGACGCCTCCGGGCTGCGGTTCACCGTCACGCACGCCGGCCACGACGTCGCCGTCTGGACCGTCGGGAGCCCCACGGTGCCGGACGTCGCCCCCAGCACGCAGCGGGCCGCGGCGCCGCCGCCGCCCGCGGAGGTCGGCTCGATCGACGAACTCGTCCACATCGCCACCTACCTCGACCAGTACCGGCACGCCACCCGCTCCTCGGTGCCGTACCTGGAGGAGGTGCTGGCCCGTGACCCCGGGGAGTCGCGCGCCCTGGCGGCCCTCGGCGCCAAGGCCCACGAACGAGGTGAGCACGAGGCCGCGGTGGACCTGCTCTCGCGCAGCGCAGCCGCTGCGACGCGTTGGACGTCCACCCCGGCCTCGGGCGAGGCGCACTACCGCCTCGGTCTGGCGCTGGTGTTCCTGGGCCGCGACGGCGAGGCGGCCACGGTCCTGGCCCGCGCCTCCTGGGACGCGCGGTTCGCCACCTCTGCCCGGTTCGCCCTGGCACGGCTGCGCAGCCGGGACGGGGACGTCACGCGCGCGGTGCGGACCCTGCGCGAGGCGCTCGACCTCGACCCTCACCACCTGCAGTCCGCCGACCTGCTCGCGGCCCTCCTCCTGGAGACCGGCCGGCACCAGGAGGCGCAGGAGGTGCTGGCCGCGACCCTGCGCCGTGATCCGCTGGACGCCTGGGCTCGCCACCTCGCTGGTCTCGACCCCACCCACGACGCCACGACCATGCTGGACGTGGCTCTGGAGTACGCCGCGGCCGGACTGTCCGCGCGGGCCGTCGACGCGCTGACGCACTCGCAGTCGCTGCTCGAGCGCACCGCTGTCGGGCAGGTGGACGTCGGTCCCCTCCTCGACCTGCACCGTGCGGTGCTGGCCGACCGCGCCGGGGACGGGCGGGGCGCCCGCGAGTGGGTCGAACGGGCGGCGGCCCGACCCACCACCACCGCGTACGCGTCGAGGCTGGAGGACGTCGAGGCGTTGCTCGCGGCGACCCGGATCGCTCCCGACGTCGCCCTGCCGCCCGCGCTGCTCGGGCACTGGTACTACGCGCACGGACGGCCCGTGGATGCCGTCGCCTCGTGGCGTGCGGCGCTGGACGCGGCCCCGGGCGACGACCTCGCCGCGGTGCTGCACCGCAACCTCGGGCTCGCGGCCTTCAACGACTCCGCGGACCCGGCTGCCGCCGAGGCCGAGTACGACCTCGCGCTGGCCGCCCGCCCTGAGGATGCCCGGCTGTGGTTCGAGCGCGACCAGCTCGCCCTGCGCACCGGCACGCCCGCGGCGCGGCGGCTAAAACCGCTGGAGGCCCACCGCCGGCTCGTGCTCGAACGCGACGACCTCACCGTCACCTTCGCCGGTCTGCTGATCGACGTCGGACGCGCCGAGGAGGCGCGCGAGTTGCTGGCCACGCGCGCGTTCCAGCCGTGGGAGGGCGGCGAGGGCCAGGTCCTCGGGGTCTGGGAGCGAGCCTGCCTCGCCGTGGCCGGCGGCCTGCTGGCGGACGGTGAGGCGCTGGGGGCCGTCCAGGTCCTCGAGGAGGCCCTCGAGCCGCCGGAGAACCTCGGGGAGAACCGGCACCCCCTGGCCACCACGGCGCAGTTGCGGCTGACCCTCGGCGACGCGCTCGCCGCTCTCGGCAAACCCGACGCGGCCACCGCGCAGTGGGAGCAGGCGGCGACCTCCACGGGTGACTTCGTGGACATGGCGCAGACCGCCTACAACCGCGCCACGATCCACGCGGCCGACGCGCTGACCCGGCTGGGGCGCTCGGACGAGGCGGTCGAACTCGTCGACCACCTCCAGTCGTGGCTCGACGGCTACGCCGAGAGCGAGGTGGAGGTCGACTTCTTCGCCACCAGCCTCCCGAGCTTGCTGCTGTTCGTCGAGCACCCTGCTGCCGCCCGCGACCGCGAGGTGGCCCACATCCGCCAACAGATCCAGACCTTCAGAGAGGCAGCGAACGACCGGTGA